The sequence CCACTGCTGAGCTATATCGTTAACAGAAAGTATGAATTCCACGATTATCAGCTCAGCCACCTGATCGATCATGCCCTCCATGCTGTTGCCATTGACGAAACCCGCAAAGTTTTTGACTACACCCCTATGCAGCAGAGTGACCACAACCTTCAGGCTGGGCAGACCTTGCATCAGGTTTGGTTTCCGGGAGATCATGGGGCGATCGGCGGCGGCAATGCTGAGACACTGCCCCTGGCCGATGGTGCACTCCTATGGATGATTGACACCCTTCAAAACACCCTTAACTTAGGGCTAAAGTTTGATCTCAGCGCAGTCCAACCCGACCCCGAGGCTCCGCGTTCAGCGACTTACAGCATCCACCCACAGCCCACAGCCCCGGTAGTTATGCAGCCTATTGCCTGGCTGTTTCGCCTGACGGGTCTGCGATCGCGCACCATACCCTCCGACGCAGCTTTGCATAACAGTGTGTTTCAGCGTTGGCGCACCTTGGGTAGCGCCTACCGCCCTAGCAACCTACCACCAGCCCTCGTTGCCCAGCTCAACAGCTACACCGCAGATTAACCCGCGTTTTGTCAAAAACGACCTCAAAAGAGCTTCCCACAGACCTATATTGTTTGCTATGCTATAGCACTGAACGCGGATGTGGCGGAATTGGTAGACGCGCTAGATTTAGGTTCTAGTGTCTTCGGACGTGAAGGTTCAAGTCCTTTCATCCGCATAAGCTACAAACTCAATGGGGCCAGATCTCAATCAAGATCTGGCCCCATTGAGTTTGTAAAGCAATTTGTAGATCTATAGCTATAGTCATCTGAGTTAGGACATCCAGAAACCCTAGAAACGTTCGAACGTTCCAACGCTTTGAGGGGAACTGTCTTAACCAGATTGGCTACAGCGCTAAGAGCGCCTCCTGCCAAAGCAAGTATTCATGGCGTTAAGGCCCTGAGAAAATTGCTTCTTCTAGATCTTGGCGGCTGAGCGAATATTTAAACACCCGCTGTACGTCTTTGCTGTCAGCCCCTGCGTCGATGTAGCGGACCACCAAACAATCGGTTTCTAGCACAATTTCTGCCTCCCAGCGAGGACGTACAGTGCGCCAGCAGTGAGGTGCATCGGCATCCTGGGTACAGCCCTGCTGGTGAAGCCAGGTTTCAATATCGGGCAAGGGATGGTTGTAGAGAGGAGTGGTTGCAGAAGGAAGGGCCATAGGAGTCTCTGAGGTTAAAACAATTCATTGAGTGCCGCCATAGTGACACTATCTGACTAGAAAAGGGACTACAGCCAGGTCGGCTGAGACGGCACCGCAGGCGCTGGCCGGGTTGGGGGAGACGGCAAAGCTGGGGCGGTTAAAGCATTGGCCCCAGCTTTAGGCTCCGACTCAGATGGTGAGACGTCAGCCGGGGCAGGAACAGGGTCACGGGGCTGCTGGGTTAATGGATCAGCATTCATCTCTAGCTCAACCCTATAGTCACCTCGGGTAAGGCTCACGGTGACCACCAGTGCCAGACAGGCTACAAAGGTCAACCCCAGAATAAAGAGGGCAAAAATTTCGCCAGCAGACAACGGGCGATCGGTCGGATCGAGGTACATATTTTTGGGCCACTCGCGCCCTGCCGCCGCCGAGCGGTTGAGGGGTTCTAGGGGCTGCATAACCGAAATGCGAGAATAGCCAACTTGCTGATCGTAGACCCAGCGGCGATCGGGACTGCTGAGAATGGCATAGGCTTCGTTGAGCTGCTGAAATCGCTCGGTGGCTTCAGGGGCTGGCAACTCAGTTGTGTCGGGGTGGTAGAGCTTGCTAAGGTCGCGGAAAGCACGTCGAATTTGCTGAGGGCTAGCGGTAGGCTTAACCCCCAGCTGGTCATAGTGGGTTTTAGGTCTTGGATTGGCGTCAGGCATAACATCCCACTCGGCAGGGCAAACAGCAACGGGTATAGGCTGGGCTATCCCGGAGCCAGTTCCCAATCTTCAGAGGAGCGGGTCAGACGAATTTGGGCCAGGGTAAACACTACCGGAATCACCCGCCCATAGTTGGTGGCCACCGCCCGCCAGCCCAGATCGGCTAGAAACCAGCCCCACAGCGCTGGCCCCAGTACCGAAAACACCGCCTTGGTAGCCCCATAACGAGCGGCACTAGTCGCCACGCTGCGAGAAGCCAGGCCCAAGGCAAACCGATGATGCATTTGAGCGACCATGGTGCCCCCGCCTTTGACCACAGCCTGGCGGGCCACCTCGTAGCGGGCCACCTGCCAAGCCATTTGCCTAGCAATCTGCTGAAGCAGCCAGGGCTGGAGCACAGCACTGACGGCCACGACTCCGCTACCTTTAGCCAGCAGTGCTAGGGGATTAGCCTGTAGCGTTGGGGGTAAGGCTTCAAACTGGGCCGAGCCGGTCAAGGTCTGGGTGAGCGATTGCTGAAGGCGATCGCGTTCTAGTCTGGGCAGCTTCTTCAAGTTACTGCGGAGCAGGTGCAAAAACACCTCGGCCTCTAAGTCGCCCGTCGACCAGGCTTCGGTGTAAGCAATCTTGAGATAGCGGCACACTTGGATCAGGGCCTGCCGGTAGGTGACTCGGTGGCTCTGACCGTTGATGACCGTTAACCCATCTGCCGCCAGAAACCGAAAGCGCTGCTCTAGGCGATCGAGCCACTGCTGTCGGGTACCACACTGTACAGTTAACGGATCCGCATTTTGCCAATAATCAAGCGGGTTAAACCGAGGCCGAAACAGCATTTCTGTCAGGGCCTGAAGTTCTTCGTCTGTTGCTAGCTCCAGGGCAGACCGCAGCTCATCCACTGGGCATCACCGGTTAAAAACTGTCTTACATTTTTACACAATTCCCCAAGATAGGATGTTGGGCAACGGCACACTGCGAAATTGGGAGAGAAATAGATGGATGACGTGGTGGTAATTGGGGCAGGACTCAGTGGACTCACGGCGGCGCGCCAACTCCACCAGGCGGGCTACCGAGTACTTGTGGTCGACAAATCTCGCGGGCTAGGAGGACGCATGGCCACGCGCCGCCTAGGGGCTACGGTCATAGATCACGGCTGTCGGTATTTACAACCGTTTGCTGACGCGTCCCACAGCCTGGTTTCAACGCTGTTAGCCGCTGGGGTGCTCCAGGGTTGGCAACCAGAGAGTTTTGCTTTGGCCGCTAACGGAACGCTAAGCGCGATCGCCACCGAGCCGCTCTACATTGCCCCCCATGGCATGAGTGCCGTTGCCAAAGCTCTGGCACCAGGGCTGACTATCCATCGTCACTGGCGGGCCACAACTGTGACCCCGATCTCCCAGGGCTGGCGGATTGAGGGAGAAATAGGGGAGGCCAATTCTCAGAGCCAGCCTCAGACCCTTGAGGCCAAAGCCGTCGTGGTGGCGATCCCCGCCCCCCAAGCCGCTGCTTTGATAGATCAAGCCGCAGCGGATAATCCGGCCCTTCAAACGTTAAATCAACGCCTTCAAGCCGTCCAGTTTGAAGCAGTGCTAACCGTGATGGCTGGCTACGGTAAGACCTCATCTAGCCGCTTGCCCGCGCAACAGACAGACAGCGGCTGGATGATCACAGGCGACCATCACCCTCAGCTGCGCTGGATAGCCCTAGATAGCAGCAAACACACCGATTCTACCGAACCGGTGGTTGTGGTGCACAGCAGTGCCGCCTTTGCTGCCCAACATCTCGATCACACCGACTTAGCCAGCGTTGGCCAAGCCCTCCTGACCACTGCGGCTCAGCACCTTGCCCCCTGGCTGGCTTCACCGGAGTGGACACAAGTACACCGCTGGCGCTACGGGTTTGTTCACCAACCGTTGGGTTCTACGGTGCTGAGTTGCCCTACCCTACCGCACCTAGTCGGTTGTGGCGATTGGTGCAATGGGGGCAACGTTGAGGGTGCGATCGCCTCGGGGCATCAAGCTGCTAACCTCATCGCCCAAGCTTTAGCATCATAACTCTGCCTTAGCTGGGACGCTGGGGCTA is a genomic window of Nodosilinea sp. E11 containing:
- a CDS encoding DUF3143 domain-containing protein, which codes for MALPSATTPLYNHPLPDIETWLHQQGCTQDADAPHCWRTVRPRWEAEIVLETDCLVVRYIDAGADSKDVQRVFKYSLSRQDLEEAIFSGP
- a CDS encoding J domain-containing protein, with translation MPDANPRPKTHYDQLGVKPTASPQQIRRAFRDLSKLYHPDTTELPAPEATERFQQLNEAYAILSSPDRRWVYDQQVGYSRISVMQPLEPLNRSAAAGREWPKNMYLDPTDRPLSAGEIFALFILGLTFVACLALVVTVSLTRGDYRVELEMNADPLTQQPRDPVPAPADVSPSESEPKAGANALTAPALPSPPTRPAPAVPSQPTWL
- a CDS encoding NAD(P)/FAD-dependent oxidoreductase: MDDVVVIGAGLSGLTAARQLHQAGYRVLVVDKSRGLGGRMATRRLGATVIDHGCRYLQPFADASHSLVSTLLAAGVLQGWQPESFALAANGTLSAIATEPLYIAPHGMSAVAKALAPGLTIHRHWRATTVTPISQGWRIEGEIGEANSQSQPQTLEAKAVVVAIPAPQAAALIDQAAADNPALQTLNQRLQAVQFEAVLTVMAGYGKTSSSRLPAQQTDSGWMITGDHHPQLRWIALDSSKHTDSTEPVVVVHSSAAFAAQHLDHTDLASVGQALLTTAAQHLAPWLASPEWTQVHRWRYGFVHQPLGSTVLSCPTLPHLVGCGDWCNGGNVEGAIASGHQAANLIAQALAS